The nucleotide sequence ATATCGAGCGCCCCTTTGTGACGCACAACGCCGATCTGTTGGCCGCCATCAGTCCCCAGCTCGAAAAGGAGTTGGTGATCCAGAACGCGGGCGCCAACGCCGGCGAGTTGGTGAAACTTACCATCAAACGAGTGCTCGCCGGTCGCCGTCCCGACATCCGGGACATCGCCCGTGAAATCGGCCAAAGCGTGCGCACCTTGCAACGTCGCCTGGCCGCCTCCGGCCTGACTTATCAGCAGGTCATGGAGAACGCGCGCCGAGAACTCGCGCATCACTACCTGAGGCACTCCGCGCTGGAGCTCAACGAGACCGCCTACCTGCTCGGTTACGAAGATGCCAATTCGTTCTTCCGCGCCTTTCATCGCTGGGAAGGCATGCCGCCCGGTCGTTGGCGTAAACTGCATCGCGAGCGCGTCGCTTGAGACGGCCGGGGCACGAGGTCGGAACGAAGTCGCGCGCGAGACGGTCGTGAGGTCGCGCTTCTCGCCATAAAAAAAGGCCCCCGCCGCGCGTGCGACGAGGGCCGGATTTTCCGGTTCATTCTCCGGCTAACACCTAACCGGACCGGTCAGCGCGTCTCCTCATGCATACCGAAAACCAGGAGACGACAGACCGGAAATCAGAACGAGAACGTATTGGTGAAGGACCAGTTGAAGCCGTCGGAGATGCGATAGGCACCCGGCGAACCATCCGGTTGCACGCTGATCGGCACGAGGTGCGGGCTCTCGCCGATGTTGCGCAGGTTGAGCTGCACGCGCCAGGTGATCTTCTCGGTGAGCGGTCGCTCGTGTCCCACCCACATGTCCACGTGGTCCTCGGACGCGCTCCAGATGGGGCTGTCGACGTCGAGGTTGTCCTGCGCGGCGTTGAGACGGTAGCCGAGGATGCGGCTGTCCGACCAGCGGTAGGCGAGTCCGACGTTGGTGCCCTTGAGCATGCCTTCGTCGAACGAGTAGTTCGTGACCATGTTGAAGCGCCAGGGCGCCATCTCCGGCACCATCTTGCCATTGGTCTGGAGCTGGAACTGGTAGGCGGACCAGATGTTGGTCTCGTAGGTCTGGCGGAAGGTGTCACCACCGCCCCACCACAGCCGCAGGTCGCCGGCCGGGGATTGATACTTGGCGTATTGAGCCTCGACGAAGTTGACCAGATCCTGACCGAGGGACGTCTGCGACGCGGTGGTCTTGGACGCATTGACGGAAACATTCAGGTTCTTGGTCGGCTGACCCGTCAGCTCGAATTCCCAGCCTTCCGACTTGTTGTTGGCGGTGCCGGTCGGCCAGGTGCCGTTGATGCGGCCACCGCCGGCGGGCTGGATGTCGCCAATGGCGGGGGACGGATTCCAACCCGGGAAGGCGTTGGCGTAGTCTCCCGCGACGGCGGCGGCGTAATTGATGTTGAAACCGTAGGCGTCAAACCACTCGGCGGACTGCATCTGGGACAACCAGGAACTGACGGCGGCCTTCTGGGCGATCGTCGAGGGATGGTTGTTGAATTCGGCGCTATTGGGATCGGTGAATCCATTGAATCCTTCATCGACGTGCGCCCAGTTCCAGAACCACTCGTTGCCGGCCTGGTTGCCATCGAAGCCGTTGAGGTAGGCCATGACGGTGCCGGTGCCCCATGCTTCGAGGTTGCGCAGGTAGTAGGTGTTGGACCCGAGGGTCGACACTTCCGTGCTCACGCTCGAGAGGTTGGCGTCGGAGACGGTGGTCTCATACTTGGTGACCTTGAGCTGGAGGCGATCGTCGAGCGTGCTGATGACCACGCCGTAGTCCTTGGTCTCGCCCTTGGCGTTGGGCAGCGCGTTGCCGCCGAAGCCGTAGCGATTTTCCACCCGGGAGTTGCGACCGTTGCTGTAGGTCAGGCTGAAGTTGGTGCCGTAGGGCAGACGTTCGCGAATCGATCGCGGCGTGTGCAGCACCAGACCCCAGCTGCGGCTCTGGCCTTCGCTGATCCCGGTGGTGGTGTCGAGCGGATCGAGTGCGGGATTGATGTGCGCGTAACCGTCGGTATTGCCGGCTTCGTTCGAACTGGAGGCGCCCGACCGCAGTTTCTGCGTGTCTTCGCGCCAGCCGTAGGTGCCCACCAACAGATCGTCGATCAAGTAGGCCTGCCAGGTCAGGGCGGTCGATTCAGTCACCCGCTGCACCCGACTGATATCGGTGTAGAGCTGGTCGATGTCGCCGTTGGCGGCGTTGAGCACGTTGAAGGAACCGGTGGTCCATCCCACGTAGTTGCGGGGATTTTCGGACTGCGTGGAATCTTCACCGGCGGGATCATTGGTCAGACCGCGAGCGGTGTTGAACCAATAGGCACCCGGATCGACGCCCGGCGCATTCCAGGTGCTGTCGAAGTATTCGATGCCGTGTTCGCCGGACGGGTCGTGGATGCCGGTGATCCGCGGCAGGTTGAGACCGGAGGCGGAACTGGTCGCACTGAGGTTGCCGGACAGGTAGTAGACCCAGTCGAGTGTGACGTCACCCTGTGACAGGCCGCCGGTGTTGGCCCCCAGATCAACCGGGCCGCCGCCGCCGGAACCGATGGCGTCGGACCAGGACGGATCAACCGCGTAGCGCACGAAGTTGCGGTCCTCGCGGTCGTAGGTCTCGTCCGAATACACGCCGGTGATGACATGGCGGCCAAGCATGCGGCCGAGGAAGGAATCGCTGCCCAGCCAATCGGCGACATCGAGATCCGCAAACGCCGTGGCGCGCAGGTTCTC is from Synoicihabitans lomoniglobus and encodes:
- a CDS encoding TonB-dependent receptor plug domain-containing protein, translated to MLTKTYSAPPAARRFWLPQALAAGLLGLTWPVSAQTAVGSSDGTVDDEDIVMLSPFTVDAQEDAGSYRATSTLAGSRIRTDLKDVASSITVITAEFLKDTGATDNQSLLQYTTNTEVGGVYGNYAGVGGTFIDGANESSNFLRPNNNTRVRGLDSADNTRDLFQSDIPWDAYNVGRVDLQRGPNSILFGFGSPAGIINTSINGATLGRSSGNVEFRVSSHGSMRGSFDYNKVLIENELAVRLSGVSDDTQYRQKPAFNRADRIFGALRWAPSFLQTDSASTVIRANYESGEVTANRPRSLPPWDHITPYFDANAINRQSWDPYYAWAAGVVSYSSSDVAPGVTPNPWVVQYFGPGLQNVSAPTFIYDSAGASSYNAVYQASPGTYFGINPAGERDGSIDGFPYGSNIGIGNYADAAKNSDRIGAGDFPAADKGFYKRKSITDTSIFDFYNNLLDGEAKREWQNFDAYNVTLEQTFFDGKLGVELVYDMQEYDDGQTRNLNDPYLSVDIRTNLMRYPGAFADIVVPNPNVGRAFVGGNSKNGGNSTSFSERENLRATAFADLDVADWLGSDSFLGRMLGRHVITGVYSDETYDREDRNFVRYAVDPSWSDAIGSGGGGPVDLGANTGGLSQGDVTLDWVYYLSGNLSATSSASGLNLPRITGIHDPSGEHGIEYFDSTWNAPGVDPGAYWFNTARGLTNDPAGEDSTQSENPRNYVGWTTGSFNVLNAANGDIDQLYTDISRVQRVTESTALTWQAYLIDDLLVGTYGWREDTQKLRSGASSSNEAGNTDGYAHINPALDPLDTTTGISEGQSRSWGLVLHTPRSIRERLPYGTNFSLTYSNGRNSRVENRYGFGGNALPNAKGETKDYGVVISTLDDRLQLKVTKYETTVSDANLSSVSTEVSTLGSNTYYLRNLEAWGTGTVMAYLNGFDGNQAGNEWFWNWAHVDEGFNGFTDPNSAEFNNHPSTIAQKAAVSSWLSQMQSAEWFDAYGFNINYAAAVAGDYANAFPGWNPSPAIGDIQPAGGGRINGTWPTGTANNKSEGWEFELTGQPTKNLNVSVNASKTTASQTSLGQDLVNFVEAQYAKYQSPAGDLRLWWGGGDTFRQTYETNIWSAYQFQLQTNGKMVPEMAPWRFNMVTNYSFDEGMLKGTNVGLAYRWSDSRILGYRLNAAQDNLDVDSPIWSASEDHVDMWVGHERPLTEKITWRVQLNLRNIGESPHLVPISVQPDGSPGAYRISDGFNWSFTNTFSF